From the Rhizobium sp. SL42 genome, the window CGTAGCCGCAGCCCTTATCGCCCTCTTCGTCCGCCAGATCGTCGGCGCACTCCCACGTCTGACCGCGGTTGCCAACAAACTGGCCGGCGGCCAGCTCGACACCGATGTTCCCCACAAGGATCTCCGCAACGAGATTGGCGCACTGGCCCACTCCCTGGACGTCTTCCGTGAAAGCGCCATCCAGAAGATCGAGATCGAACGCCAGGCTGCCGAAGCCGCGGCTGACGGCGAGCGCCAGCGCGTCGAACGCGAAGTGGCCAAGGCCGAAGATACCCGTGCTGTCCAGCAAGCCGTCGATGTCCTGGCCGGCTGTCTGAACAAGCTCAGCGACGGCGACCTTACCGTCCGTATCAACCAGTCCTTCCCGGGTGATCTCGACAAGGTTCGCCTCGACTTCAACAACTCGATCGAGAAACTGTCTTCGACCCTCGGCCAGTTGCGTGATGAGACATCCGGCATCGAGGCAAGCTCCGCGGAGATGCGCTCGGCCACCGACGACCTGTCGAAGCGCACCGAACAGCAGGCAGCCTCGCTGGAAGAGACCTCGGCAGCGCTTGAGGAAATCACCACGACGGTTCGCGGCTCCTCTGCCAAGGCGGATGAAGCCGCCGAAATCGCCCGCCGCGCGCAGGCAAGCACGGAAACCTCCAGCAAGGTCGTTTCCGATGCCGTCGACGCCATGGGGCATATCGAACAGGCCTCGAGCGAGATCTCCAAGATCATCAACGTCATCGACGAAATCGCATTCCAGACCAACCTTCTGGCCCTGAACGCCGGTGTCGAGGCTGCCCGTGCGGGCGAAGCCGGCAAGGGTTTTGCGGTCGTCGCGCAGGAAGTGCGTGAACTGGCCCAGCGGTCTGCCAATGCGGCCAAGGATATCAAGGCGCTGATCACCAAGTCGGGTGTGGCGGTTGCCGGCGGTGTTGCGCTGGTTCGCGAGACCGGCAAGGCACTGGGCGAAATCTCCCAGCAGGTCACCCATATCAACAGCCATATCGGGGCCATCGCACTGGCAGCCCGCGAACAGTCCACGGCGCTCGGCGAGATCAACAGCTCGGTCAACCAGATGGACCAGTTCACCCAGAAGAACGCAGCCATGGTCGAGGAGACGACGGCGGTGACCCATCGTCTCGCCGACAGCGCCCAGAACCTGGCAGGTCTCATCGGTCAGTTCCGCATGGCGGAAGGCAGCAGGTTCGCAGCGTCGCCGCGTCCGGCTGCCCCGAGCTATACGCCGGCCAACCGTCCCGCCGCACCGATCACCCGCGTCACGACACCGCGCCCGGTGGAAACAACGGCCCGCCCGGTCGCCTCCCCAGCCCGCAAGATGGTCGGCAATCTCGCCAAGGCCTTCGGCGGATCGAGCACGCCCGCCTCCAGCGGCGGCAGCGACAACTGGGAAGAGTTCTGAGCCAAGGCCACCAAGGTTTCTGACAATCGACGCCAGCGCAACTTGATGTTGCGCTGGCGTTCTCATTTTGGCTGAACCCTAAACCCGTAATTTCAGGTGCAGCCGCGCGCAATTGCGCTACCATGATCACCCAACCGGCAAAGCCGCAAAGAGGTGCACATGTTTCTGCTGTCGCATATGCTGAAGTCTTTCATTCGCAAGGGCCAACTCACCGTCATCGATGCAGAGGGAAAACGTCACGTCTTCGGCGGTGGCGAACCCGGCCCGCAGGTAACCATGCGGCTGACCGACCCGGCGCTCTATCGCAGTCTCGTCTTCAAGGCCGAGCTGGTTGCCGGCGAAGCCTATATGGACGGCACCATGCGCTTCGAGGAAGGCTCGACATTGCGCGACTTTCTCACCCTCTTCTCGATCAATCGCCTGTCGCTTGGCAAATATCCCATCCAGAAGGTCCTGCGCGCCGTAAAGATGCCGTTCCGCAAGCGGCTGCAATCCAATCGTCGCGGCGAAGCGCAACAGAACGTCGCGCACCACTACGATCTCGGCAACGACTTCTACAAACTCTTCCTCGACGACAACATGTTATATTCCTGCGCATATTTCCGCGAGCCGGACGATACGCTGGAGCAGGCCCAGCGCAACAAGCTGCGGCTGCTGGCCGCGAAACTCGATCTCAAGCCGGGCATGAAGGTCCTCGATATCGGCTGCGGCTGGGGCGACCTGGCGCTCTATCTGGCCCGCCTCGAGGAGGTCGAGGTCGTTGGCGTCACCCTGTCGAAGGAACAGCATGCCCTCGCCACAAAACGTGCCGAGGACGCTGGCCTGTCCGGTCGCGTGCGTTTCGAGCTGAAGGACTACCGCGATGTCAGCGAACGCTTCGACCGCATTGTTTCGGTCGGCATGTTCGAGCATGTCGGCGTCCAGCACTATGACGAATTCTTCAAGAAGCTGAACGCGCTGATGCCTGATGACGGTGTTGCGGTCATCCATTCCATCGGCCATATGAGCCCGCCCGGGATGACCGGTCCGTGGATCCGCAAATACATCTTTCCCGGCGGCTATTCGCCCGCCCTGTCGGAAGTCGTCTCCGTCACCGAACGAAACAGCCTGTGGGTCACCGACATCGAGGTGCTGCGCGTTCACTATGCGACGACGCTTGCCCATTGGGGTCAACGTTTCGAGGCCAACCGCGACAAGGTCATCGCGATGTATGACGAACGTTTTGCCCGAATGTGGGAATTTTACCTGATCAGCGCGGAGATGACCTTCCGCACCGGAAGCCAGATGGTGTTCCATCTGCAGCTGTCGCGCAAGCGCGATGCCGCACCGATCGTCCGCGACTACATCACCGACCAGCAGCGCCTGTATATCGAGAAGGAACGATCGCTGGGGCTCGGCGCACAGCAACCGCAGTTAAGCCTGGTCACCGCGCAAGCGGAAGCCGGCACGTCATCTGCTGGGCCGTGAAGGGGAAAAGTGCGATCCGCGGCAACCGTTGGATGTTTACGATCCTGGGTGCCTACAAACGTAGGTGGGCGCCATATGTCCGAGCCCACGGGCCCGGCCAGGGACAGCTCCCTTTGGATCGAGTATGGCCCCAGGGATTGTGTGTCCTGTCGAGAGGCGCAGACCGCAGGCAAGATATAGGCGCAATGGCCGCGCTGCGCCAGAGGCGAAACGGAACTCGGTCGAGTTTTTCGCCGATTGCCGGTTTCAGTTGTCCTGGCGCGCCGCGACGGCAGGCCGGCCATTCAGCTTGCGGGTGATGCCGTTCAACCGGTCGGTCAGTTCCCCGAGTGCGGCGACAACCTGTTCTTCGCGATGGCTTGCACCGCTGACCGCGCTGTCGCGGCCCTCACGCAGACTGGCGAGATCACCTTCCATCACCGTCATCCGGCGTTTGATTTCCGCAAGCTCGTCCATCACCATGATTCCGGCCATGACCGTGATGCGCAGGTCGCCGATTTCGCCGAACTGGCTTTTCAGATGGCTGACATAGCGATCGAACTGGTCTGCAAGTTCGGTCAGATGGCCTTCCTGGCCTTCCTCGCAAGCCATGCGATAGGCTTTACCGTCGATCGTGACTGTCACTTGGGCCATTGGCCGTCCAACTCTCTCAACGCATTGCGCAAAGCGCACAAAAGCAAAGGCTCAAAAAATAGCGACATCTCAATTGTCGAGCACGGCGCGGATCGTTTCCATCGCCGTGACAAGCCGCCGCGACACCTCGCGATTGACTTCCTCCAGGCGGTTAGCCCGAAACTCCGACTGATCGAGTTCCTGCGCCAGTCGCGAACGATCGGCGTGAACACGACGCACCTCGCCTTCGACCTCACTGTTTTCGCGCTGCGCCTCGATGCGGCCATCGACAGCACTTTCCAGCCCGGCAATTGCCTGACGAAGCGCCCCGAGCGCAGCATCGACCGAATTTCCCGTCGGCATTCCTTCGCCCCTGCCTTCGCTTCTTATCCCCGGCGGCCCGAATCGGCCGACAAACCCCGGTGCTTTGATGGCGAACACTAAGCCTCGCGATTGCCGCGCGTCAATAAAGCCGCACCGCCTGTAACCCGCCAATTCTGTGGAAGATCGCATTCTTGTGCCCGTCCACCATGCGAGACAGTGCAGCGCACATGAAACAGGCAAAACCATGTTTTCTTGCCTGATAAAAGGCCAGAAGCCGGGGCATTTGTTGACTTGCGCGGTGCACCTGATATGGATCAGCCCCGTTCAGACGGACCGCCATTAGCGCCCGTTTCTTGCAGCCCCGGAACAAGCGGAACAGCCATGATTTCTCCCGAAAAACATCAGCGGATGGCGAATGCGATCCGTTTCCTTGCCATGGATGCAGTGGAAAAGGCCAACTCCGGCCATCCCGGCCTGCCGATGGGCGCCGCCGACATCGCCACCGTTCTTTTCAGCCGCTATCTGAAGTTCGATCCGAAGAACCCGCTCTGGCCGGATCGCGATCGCTTCGTCCTGTCTGCCGGCCATGGCTCGATGTTGCTCTATTCGCTCCTCTATCTAACCGGATATGAGGACATGACGATCGAGGACATCAAGCAGTTCCGCCAGCTCGGCTCCAAGACCGCCGGCCACCCGGAGTACGGCCATGCCTCCGGTATCGAGACGACCACGGGTCCGCTCGGCCAGGGCATTGCCAATGCCGTCGGCATGGCGATCGCCGAACGCAAGCTGGCTGAAGAATTCGGCTCCGAGCTGCAGAGCCACTTCACCTATGCGCTGGTCGGCGACGGCTGCCTGATGGAGGGCATCAGCCAGGAAGCCATCGCGCTTGCCGGCCATCTGAAGCTGAACAAGCTCGTCGTCTTCTGGGACGACAACAAGATCACCATCGACGGCGCCGTATCGCTATCGGACTCGACCGACCAGATCGCCCGCCTGAAGTCGGCGCACTGGAACACGATCGAGATCGACGGTCACGATCAGGACGCCATCGCAGCGGCCATCGAAGCGGCGCACAAGTCTGACCGTCCGACCTTCATCGCCTGCCGGACGATCATCGGTTTTGGCGCACCCAACAAGCAGGGCACCCACAAGGTCCACGGCTCGCCGCTCGGCGCTGAAGAAATCGCAGCCGCCCGCAAGTCGCTGAACTGGGAATCGGAAGCCTTTGTTGTCCCGGCCGATGTGCTCGACACCTGGCGGCTCGCCGGCCTGCGTTCGACCAAGGCCCGCAAGGAATGGGAAGAGCGCCTCGCAAGCTCCGACGCTGAAAAGCGCGCCGAGTTCAACCGCCGCTTCGCCGGCGAACTCCCGGGCAGCTTCGACACCACGATCGATGCCTTCAAGAAGAAGATCGCCGCCAACAACCCGACCGTCGCCACCCGCAAGGCTTCGGAGGATGCGCTGGAAGTGATCAACGGTCTGTTGCCGGAAACGCTGGGCGGCTCTGCCGACCTGACGCCGTCGAACAACACCAAGACCAGCCAGATGAAGGCGATCACCCCGACCGACTTCTCCGGCCGCTACATGCATTACGGCATCCGCGAACACGGCATGGCCGCTGCCATGAACGGCATTTCGCTGCATGGCGGTCTGATCCCCTATGCCGGCGGCTTCCTGATCTTCTCGGATTATTGCCGCCCGTCGGTACGCCTCGCTGCCCTCATGGGCATTCGCGTCGTGCACGTCTGGACGCATGATTCGATCGGCGTCGGCGAAGACGGCCCGACCCATCAGCCCGTCGAGCACTATGCTGCCCTGCGCGCCATCCCGAACCTCCTGCTCTTCCGCCCGGCCGACGAGACCGAGACGGCCGAGTGCTGGCAGATTGCGCTGAAGGAAAAGCATCGTCCGTCCGGCCTGGCACTGACCCGCCAGAACCTGACGCCGGCGCGGACCGAATACGAGGAAAAGAACCTCTCGGCCTACGGCGCCTATGAGCTAATCTCGGCCAGCGATGCCAAGGTCTCGATCTTTGCATCCGGTTCGGAAGTCGAGTTGGCGATCAAGGCGCAGCAGACACTGGCAGCCAAGGGCATTTCCGCCCGCGTCGTCTCGGTACCGTGCTTCGAACTGTTCTTCGAACAGTCCGCCGACTACCAGAAGGCCATCATCGGCAATGCGCCGGTCAAGATCGCCGTTGAAGCCGGCATCCGCCAGGGCTGGGACGCGTTCATCGGCAATGACGGCGCCTTCATCGGCATGAAGTCCTTCGGTGCCTCCGCGCCGGCCAAGGATCTCTTCAAGCACTTCGGCATCACGGTTGAAGCCGTGGTTTCCGCCGCCGAAGCCAAGCTCGCATGATATTTTCCGGCAAGGACGCCG encodes:
- a CDS encoding SAM-dependent methyltransferase, whose translation is MFLLSHMLKSFIRKGQLTVIDAEGKRHVFGGGEPGPQVTMRLTDPALYRSLVFKAELVAGEAYMDGTMRFEEGSTLRDFLTLFSINRLSLGKYPIQKVLRAVKMPFRKRLQSNRRGEAQQNVAHHYDLGNDFYKLFLDDNMLYSCAYFREPDDTLEQAQRNKLRLLAAKLDLKPGMKVLDIGCGWGDLALYLARLEEVEVVGVTLSKEQHALATKRAEDAGLSGRVRFELKDYRDVSERFDRIVSVGMFEHVGVQHYDEFFKKLNALMPDDGVAVIHSIGHMSPPGMTGPWIRKYIFPGGYSPALSEVVSVTERNSLWVTDIEVLRVHYATTLAHWGQRFEANRDKVIAMYDERFARMWEFYLISAEMTFRTGSQMVFHLQLSRKRDAAPIVRDYITDQQRLYIEKERSLGLGAQQPQLSLVTAQAEAGTSSAGP
- a CDS encoding methyl-accepting chemotaxis protein; protein product: MTIFSRFGITKTITVTTVMILVAALGVVSWVISNGIAGRIQQQAIASQNTSLRTAATIVERDLPGTKITWGKDGNVERIVTESIPKEFTDHGMIDSIGRMTGQTATIFAWDGESKDFWRRTTNIIKPDGTRAVGTALGQTGAVYPFLTKGEVYRGEAVILEVPYYTIYQPIFSPTGDVIGILYAGVRAADINSMASEMAYAIGTTALIVLIVAAALIALFVRQIVGALPRLTAVANKLAGGQLDTDVPHKDLRNEIGALAHSLDVFRESAIQKIEIERQAAEAAADGERQRVEREVAKAEDTRAVQQAVDVLAGCLNKLSDGDLTVRINQSFPGDLDKVRLDFNNSIEKLSSTLGQLRDETSGIEASSAEMRSATDDLSKRTEQQAASLEETSAALEEITTTVRGSSAKADEAAEIARRAQASTETSSKVVSDAVDAMGHIEQASSEISKIINVIDEIAFQTNLLALNAGVEAARAGEAGKGFAVVAQEVRELAQRSANAAKDIKALITKSGVAVAGGVALVRETGKALGEISQQVTHINSHIGAIALAAREQSTALGEINSSVNQMDQFTQKNAAMVEETTAVTHRLADSAQNLAGLIGQFRMAEGSRFAASPRPAAPSYTPANRPAAPITRVTTPRPVETTARPVASPARKMVGNLAKAFGGSSTPASSGGSDNWEEF
- a CDS encoding DUF4164 domain-containing protein, with amino-acid sequence MPTGNSVDAALGALRQAIAGLESAVDGRIEAQRENSEVEGEVRRVHADRSRLAQELDQSEFRANRLEEVNREVSRRLVTAMETIRAVLDN
- the tkt gene encoding transketolase — protein: MISPEKHQRMANAIRFLAMDAVEKANSGHPGLPMGAADIATVLFSRYLKFDPKNPLWPDRDRFVLSAGHGSMLLYSLLYLTGYEDMTIEDIKQFRQLGSKTAGHPEYGHASGIETTTGPLGQGIANAVGMAIAERKLAEEFGSELQSHFTYALVGDGCLMEGISQEAIALAGHLKLNKLVVFWDDNKITIDGAVSLSDSTDQIARLKSAHWNTIEIDGHDQDAIAAAIEAAHKSDRPTFIACRTIIGFGAPNKQGTHKVHGSPLGAEEIAAARKSLNWESEAFVVPADVLDTWRLAGLRSTKARKEWEERLASSDAEKRAEFNRRFAGELPGSFDTTIDAFKKKIAANNPTVATRKASEDALEVINGLLPETLGGSADLTPSNNTKTSQMKAITPTDFSGRYMHYGIREHGMAAAMNGISLHGGLIPYAGGFLIFSDYCRPSVRLAALMGIRVVHVWTHDSIGVGEDGPTHQPVEHYAALRAIPNLLLFRPADETETAECWQIALKEKHRPSGLALTRQNLTPARTEYEEKNLSAYGAYELISASDAKVSIFASGSEVELAIKAQQTLAAKGISARVVSVPCFELFFEQSADYQKAIIGNAPVKIAVEAGIRQGWDAFIGNDGAFIGMKSFGASAPAKDLFKHFGITVEAVVSAAEAKLA
- a CDS encoding cell division protein ZapA is translated as MAQVTVTIDGKAYRMACEEGQEGHLTELADQFDRYVSHLKSQFGEIGDLRITVMAGIMVMDELAEIKRRMTVMEGDLASLREGRDSAVSGASHREEQVVAALGELTDRLNGITRKLNGRPAVAARQDN